The sequence below is a genomic window from Lentimicrobium saccharophilum.
GCGTCGGGCGCTCCGGTAACGGTAAAGATGCCGGGCTGGGCAAATCCGCCGTTCAGCATCACCGATCCCTGGCTGCTCCGCTCTCCCGAAGGGGATAGGATTACCTGCCCTCCGTTCATCAGGGTGGAAAACCTGCCGAAGTTCATCTGGCTGGTTTCGGTGGCCGAGAGGGCTTCCATTACCTCGGCGTACGCCTGTGCTGTGAGCGAAACCTGCGACCGGCCTGCAAGGGACAACAGCAGGAATAAGGCCACTGCGGTTGTGATTCGGGTCATCATGGTTAAACTGGATTATGAAAAGAACTGAAAAGGTAATAAAAAAGGGTGAAGGAAACCGACACCCTTTTAATATGAGTTGTTATTTATTATTCGTAAGTTACAGTTACATCGAATTCTCCGGTGTATTCTCCGGCAGCCTGTCCGGCGGCAATGTTGAGGGTTGCACCGACAAAGAACTCGGTAGCACCACCTGAGAGAACAACGCCGTCGTTTCCTGTGCTGCTGATAAAATTGTCAATGATCATGCTTTCCGAGCCATTTGTAATTGTAGCAGAGGTGGGAAGGGTGATGTCGAAGGTGGCACCGTCCTGGCCGCTGGCGGTAAATTTAGCTGCAGAGGTGGTTGTGGCAAGCTGAGCAGGAAGGCCGTTGTAGTTGGGAGTACCGGCTGAAGTAGCGGGAATTGCTACGGTACCTCCGTCGGTGTCGGTGATGATGCCGCCGAAAGCGAGGTCAACGTCCTTTGAAAGTGAAAGATGCTGGTGAATGGTTGCACTTGCCTCGGCGGTTTCAGTTGCTGTGTTCTGGGCGTTAACGTTTATTGCGCTGATGGCCATCAGAATTACCCCCGTAAGAATGATAGTTACCTTTTTCATTGTTTTGTTGTTTTTTGTTGTTTATTTTTTTTGTTGTTTGTTTCCGGTTCGGTTCCGGTGTTACCCGGTTTGTTTCCTGATAGCATTAAGTCAGAAAATGTGCCATTCGCTGTTTGTGTACCGTGCCAAAGTGGAATAATTTTTTTGTAAAAATCTTAATACGTTGAAAATAAGGGAAATAAAATTGTTGAATAGAATTATTCTAAATTATATTTCCCGTTCTCCACGGAATCTCAGGGGCTGGAATTGTCCCGATATTTTACCGACTGTCCCGAGATGGGACTTATTTAAAAATATTATTATCGTTTTTTTGCTTTCGCTGCCAACCGGGGACTGACCTAACAAGTCTTCTTCCGGCTTGTCAGGTCTTCTTTCTACTGATGTTCCAATCTATGTTCAGTGATGTCAGCACAAACTGTTGACTTTCATCTTTTTATCCGCTCAGGCCGCGGGGCCGCGCATTCGCAATGCGGCTGCCTAAACTTGACCATTGTTTCATTTTTAAGTTGGCCATTCATTCCTTTAAGTTTAAGCCTTTGAAGGTCAACTTTAGAAGGCCGCTTATGCGAATGCTGAAAATTTTTACGCACTTCCTTACGTTACTGGGATTACAAAGAAAAACATAATCTTGTTAGCAGGCGTTTTCCGACAGGCTACAACGCAGGATTCGCAGAATTTCGGATTCATCTTCGGTGAGCTCCGCTTTGCTCCGGTTCGGATTTTGGTCCCGATGGCAATCGGGAGCGGATTTCGAATTGCCGTCCCCTAAATTCCTGACTTCCCTGCAGATTTAGGCTGCTATCATCAATGAACCGACCTGACAAGTTATCTTCCAGTTTGTTAGGTCTTCTAAGCTACACTGATATAATGGCCCAGGGCTTGGTTTTAAGGTGAACTGGCACGGACGAGGACGTCTGCGCCAACAAATGAATGGGCACGGGCATGGACAAGGAGGTCCGCGCCAACAGGGTTGGTTCTAAGATGAATAGGCACGGACGTGGACATCCGCGTAAACAGAAAAAGGCAGGCAATTAAAGATTGCCACGAATGCACGAATGTTATGAATGAGTGTGTGCGTATCCCCGATACCCGGGCAGCACCGCGCCCTAAGACAGGTTCCGACGCGTTCCAGTGACTTTCAAAGGAACAGGATCCGGTACATCTGACCTCATTATTCAACAAACAGACCAATCAAGTCTTCTTTTTGACTTGTCATGTCTTTCTGGCTAGTCTGATTTAATAGAGTGCGGATTGATTATAAGTTGAAAGGGCACGGACGAGGATGTCCGCGCCAACAGGGTTGGTTCTAAGATGAATAGGCACGGACGTGGACATCCGCGTAAACAGAAAAAGGCAGGCAATTAAAGATTGCCACGAATGCACGAATGTTATGAATGAGTGTGTGCGCATCCCCGATACCCGGGCAGCACCGTGCCCTAAGACAGGTTCCGACGCGTTCCAGTGACTTTCAAAGGAACAGGATCCGGTACATCTGACCTCATTATTCAACAAACAGACAATCAAGTCTTCCTGGCAAATCTGGTTTATTGGTGTGGGGATTGGTTTTAAGTTGAAGGGCCATGCAGGCACTGACGAGGACGTCCGCGCCAACTGTTGAATGGGTATGGTCACGGACGAGGACGTCCGCGCCAACCGGATTCCATTTACATATTTCCAC
It includes:
- a CDS encoding DUF4402 domain-containing protein, giving the protein MMTRITTAVALFLLLSLAGRSQVSLTAQAYAEVMEALSATETSQMNFGRFSTLMNGGQVILSPSGERSSQGSVMLNGGFAQPGIFTVTGAPDASFTIQLPQGPALLMHQGSNKIMTVDGWASDPPAGNGNIILQQGQETVSIGATLQVGPIEDNPVGMYTGSFSLTFAYN
- a CDS encoding DUF4402 domain-containing protein, whose protein sequence is MKKVTIILTGVILMAISAINVNAQNTATETAEASATIHQHLSLSKDVDLAFGGIITDTDGGTVAIPATSAGTPNYNGLPAQLATTTSAAKFTASGQDGATFDITLPTSATITNGSESMIIDNFISSTGNDGVVLSGGATEFFVGATLNIAAGQAAGEYTGEFDVTVTYE